A region of Sphingomonas crusticola DNA encodes the following proteins:
- a CDS encoding carbonic anhydrase codes for MDEFEQLLAGYRRFRDEDWSQQRARWAQLAEGQQPKTMVIACSDSRVDPTRIFDSSPGTLFVVRNIANLVPPFETTKGHHGVSAALEFAVTQLNVAEIVVLGHGACGGVAASLNHAFAGEPPGRGGFIADWVSLLDGPRDRIVAELGQGPEAVHALELECVKVSLANLRTFPCIPEREQAGTLRLRGAYFAIAEGILHLLDERSGTFAPARS; via the coding sequence ATGGACGAATTCGAGCAACTTCTTGCCGGCTATCGCCGCTTTCGGGACGAGGATTGGTCGCAGCAGCGCGCGCGTTGGGCCCAACTGGCCGAAGGGCAGCAGCCCAAGACGATGGTGATCGCCTGCTCCGACAGCAGGGTCGACCCGACGCGCATCTTCGACTCATCGCCCGGAACGCTGTTCGTGGTGCGCAACATCGCCAATCTCGTGCCCCCGTTCGAGACCACCAAGGGCCATCACGGCGTGTCGGCCGCACTCGAATTCGCGGTCACACAGCTGAACGTCGCCGAGATCGTGGTGCTCGGCCATGGCGCCTGCGGCGGCGTGGCGGCGTCGCTCAACCACGCCTTCGCCGGCGAACCGCCGGGGCGTGGCGGCTTCATCGCCGATTGGGTATCGCTGCTGGACGGGCCGCGCGATCGCATCGTCGCCGAGCTGGGCCAGGGGCCGGAGGCGGTGCACGCACTCGAACTCGAATGCGTCAAGGTCAGCCTCGCCAACCTGCGCACCTTTCCTTGCATTCCGGAGCGGGAGCAGGCCGGAACGCTGCGCCTGCGCGGCGCTTATTTCGCCATTGCCGAGGGCATTTTGCATTTGCTCGACGAGCGAAGCGGCACCTTCGCCCCTGCCCGCTCTTAA
- a CDS encoding class I SAM-dependent RNA methyltransferase produces MILSEVIRLAARGDGVTADGRTVALTAPGDMVTNAADIIPGPHHVDPPCRHFPRCGGCQLQHVDDRAYADYLVDRVSAALAAQKVAIPDIRPPHLSPPRTRRRASLSAERIGRRIVLGFNEEVSHHIVDMRECHILLPELFAMVEPLRVLLGTLLAPRKRATVFLAMTDQGVDVALDDVTVEGLAAHEALTDFAQTYKLARLAVDEGYGSEPRWEPEPVTVTLDGVAVGLPIKPFLQATADGSAALTRAVQEAVGQASAIADLFAGVGTFAVPLSRGARVLAVEGARDPALALQMAGNHSGRQLAVEHRDLFRRPLSAQELGRFEAIVLDPPRAGAKEQAPDLARTEAGRLAYVSCNPATFARDARTLINGGWRLEWVQPVGQFRWSTHVELAAAFSRPI; encoded by the coding sequence GTGATCCTGTCCGAGGTGATCCGTCTGGCGGCACGCGGCGATGGCGTCACCGCCGACGGCCGCACCGTGGCGCTGACGGCGCCCGGCGACATGGTCACGAACGCCGCCGATATCATCCCGGGGCCGCATCATGTCGATCCGCCATGCCGCCATTTTCCGCGGTGCGGCGGCTGCCAGCTCCAGCATGTCGACGATCGAGCATATGCGGACTATCTGGTCGATCGCGTGAGTGCGGCGCTTGCCGCCCAGAAGGTGGCGATCCCGGACATCAGGCCGCCGCACCTTTCGCCACCGCGCACCCGCCGGCGCGCATCGCTCAGCGCCGAACGGATCGGAAGGCGCATCGTGCTCGGCTTCAACGAGGAGGTCAGCCACCACATCGTCGACATGCGCGAATGCCATATCCTGCTGCCCGAGCTGTTCGCCATGGTCGAGCCCTTGCGCGTCTTGCTGGGCACATTGCTGGCCCCTCGTAAACGCGCAACCGTCTTCCTGGCGATGACCGACCAGGGGGTCGACGTCGCGCTGGATGACGTGACGGTCGAGGGGCTGGCCGCGCATGAGGCGCTGACCGATTTCGCCCAGACGTACAAGCTCGCCCGCCTGGCGGTCGACGAGGGCTATGGCAGCGAGCCGCGGTGGGAGCCGGAGCCGGTCACCGTAACGCTCGATGGAGTGGCGGTCGGCCTGCCGATAAAGCCGTTTCTGCAGGCTACCGCCGACGGCAGCGCCGCGCTGACGCGTGCCGTGCAGGAGGCGGTCGGCCAAGCATCGGCCATTGCCGATCTCTTCGCAGGCGTAGGTACGTTCGCGGTGCCGCTCTCGCGAGGCGCCCGTGTCCTGGCAGTGGAGGGCGCGCGCGATCCCGCGCTGGCCTTGCAGATGGCCGGCAACCATTCCGGCCGCCAGCTGGCAGTGGAGCATCGTGATCTGTTTCGCCGGCCGCTTTCGGCGCAGGAGCTGGGGCGGTTCGAGGCGATCGTGCTCGATCCGCCCCGTGCCGGAGCCAAGGAACAGGCGCCCGACCTCGCGCGGACGGAGGCGGGCCGTCTCGCTTACGTCTCCTGCAATCCCGCGACTTTCGCGCGCGACGCGCGCACGCTGATCAACGGGGGATGGCGCTTGGAGTGGGTTCAGCCGGTCGGCCAGTTCCGCTGGTCGACCCATGTGGAATTGGCGGCCGCGTTCAGCCGGCCGATCTGA
- a CDS encoding NAD(P)H-hydrate dehydratase codes for MTLARPILNAAEMRAAEQTALDAGASVEALMERAGAAVAEAAWRTSGPAEILILCGPGNNGGDGYVAARRLQERGVTVRVAASAASASEAARQAAARWQGPVEPLHEAKRAPVVIDALFGTGLSRPLDDAVGEPFGRLCAGAQRRIAVDLPSGVATDDGAVLGSVPVFDLTVALGALKPAHRLLPSAGLCGQIAVADIGLGTIENVGMHEVARPALTPPGHGANKYSRGKLVILAGAMAGAGRLAALAGQRAGAGYVELLSAADDAPPHSLVRRAWSEKALHDERIGAIVIGPGLGLNRTARDRLEAALASGKPLLLDADALTLIGKMRHERLAGHVLTPHWGEFVRLFGDSERDRLSQARAAAIASGAVVLLKGADSIVACPDGRVAIAPLAPTWLASAGTGDVLAGIIGGLLAGGRGGFEAAQDGLWLHAEAARLAGPMLVADDLITCLPRAVEACL; via the coding sequence ATGACCCTGGCACGACCAATCCTGAACGCCGCGGAAATGCGCGCTGCCGAGCAGACCGCACTTGATGCGGGCGCCTCGGTCGAAGCACTCATGGAGCGCGCCGGCGCGGCTGTCGCTGAGGCAGCGTGGCGAACGAGCGGGCCTGCCGAAATCTTGATCCTGTGCGGCCCCGGCAACAATGGCGGCGACGGCTATGTCGCGGCGCGGCGGCTGCAGGAGCGAGGCGTAACCGTACGGGTCGCCGCCAGCGCCGCTTCGGCCAGCGAGGCTGCGCGTCAAGCAGCCGCCCGCTGGCAGGGCCCGGTCGAGCCGCTGCATGAAGCGAAGCGTGCGCCGGTCGTGATCGACGCTTTGTTTGGAACAGGTCTGTCCCGCCCGCTGGATGACGCGGTTGGGGAACCATTCGGGCGACTGTGCGCCGGCGCTCAACGGCGCATTGCGGTCGATCTGCCGAGCGGTGTGGCCACCGACGACGGCGCGGTGCTGGGGTCGGTGCCTGTCTTCGATCTCACGGTAGCGCTGGGCGCGCTCAAGCCGGCGCATCGGTTGCTGCCATCGGCAGGTCTCTGTGGCCAGATAGCCGTCGCGGATATCGGCCTTGGAACGATCGAAAATGTCGGCATGCATGAGGTGGCGCGCCCTGCGCTGACGCCGCCGGGCCATGGTGCGAACAAATATAGCCGGGGAAAACTGGTCATACTCGCCGGAGCGATGGCGGGGGCGGGCAGGTTGGCGGCGCTCGCCGGGCAAAGGGCCGGAGCGGGCTATGTCGAACTGCTCAGCGCGGCAGACGACGCTCCGCCGCATTCCCTGGTGCGCCGCGCCTGGAGTGAAAAGGCGCTGCACGATGAGCGTATCGGCGCGATCGTGATCGGCCCGGGGCTGGGCCTGAACCGCACCGCGCGCGACCGGCTCGAGGCGGCGCTGGCCTCGGGCAAGCCGCTGTTGCTCGACGCTGATGCGCTGACGCTGATCGGCAAAATGCGCCATGAACGGCTGGCCGGCCACGTGTTGACGCCGCATTGGGGAGAATTCGTGCGGCTGTTCGGCGACAGCGAACGCGATCGGCTGAGCCAGGCGCGCGCGGCCGCCATCGCTTCGGGCGCTGTCGTCCTGCTGAAGGGCGCGGACAGTATCGTCGCCTGCCCGGACGGCCGGGTGGCGATCGCGCCGCTGGCGCCGACCTGGCTTGCCAGTGCCGGTACGGGCGACGTGCTGGCCGGCATCATCGGCGGCCTGCTTGCTGGTGGGCGCGGCGGGTTCGAAGCGGCACAGGACGGTCTGTGGCTTCATGCGGAGGCGGCGCGGCTGGCGGGTCCGATGCTCGTCGCGGACGACCTGATCACCTGTTTGCCACGCGCGGTGGAGGCTTGCCTGTGA
- a CDS encoding N-formylglutamate amidohydrolase, which yields MSQSWIEIAGDPATGMLLIADHASNHVPDGLDLGVPQAMMQEHVAIDLGVAPLAESLCAALNCPAVLGAVSRLVIDLNREEDAPGLIPASSDGRDIPGNAALTGEQRKHRIERYWRSYHDRISRRIAGDRPKLLISLHSFTPRLATSDVERPWQIGILYNRDERAARIALSLLQEAGIVAGDNLPYSGKMLNATMNRHGEANAIPYLGIEVRQDLVADPSGVTRWCARLAPMIAAVHRQLL from the coding sequence ATGAGCCAGAGCTGGATCGAAATCGCCGGCGATCCTGCGACGGGCATGTTGCTCATCGCGGATCATGCCTCGAACCATGTGCCGGATGGGCTAGATCTGGGCGTGCCGCAGGCGATGATGCAGGAACATGTCGCGATCGACCTCGGGGTCGCGCCGCTGGCTGAATCGCTTTGCGCGGCACTGAATTGCCCTGCAGTCCTCGGCGCGGTTTCGCGCTTGGTAATCGATCTCAACCGCGAAGAGGACGCGCCCGGCCTGATCCCGGCCAGCAGCGATGGACGGGATATCCCAGGCAATGCCGCTCTGACAGGGGAGCAGAGGAAGCATCGGATCGAACGCTATTGGCGTTCCTATCACGATCGTATTTCACGACGAATAGCGGGAGATCGTCCAAAGCTACTGATTTCGTTACATAGCTTCACACCTCGCCTCGCCACGAGCGACGTCGAACGGCCGTGGCAAATCGGTATCCTCTACAACCGGGACGAGCGCGCCGCGCGGATCGCGCTGTCGTTGCTGCAAGAGGCTGGGATCGTCGCGGGCGACAATCTCCCCTATTCGGGCAAGATGCTCAACGCGACCATGAACCGCCACGGCGAAGCGAATGCCATCCCCTATCTGGGGATCGAGGTGCGGCAGGACTTGGTCGCCGATCCGTCCGGCGTGACGCGCTGGTGTGCCCGGCTCGCCCCGATGATCGCTGCCGTGCATCGACAGTTGCTATGA
- a CDS encoding 4-(cytidine 5'-diphospho)-2-C-methyl-D-erythritol kinase produces the protein MASETAFAKINLALHVRRRDADGYHAIETLFAFAEDGDVLRLTEEPGLAVTGAFAIALDRGDNLVLRAARGFADLTGQGGDVGFLLDKRLPVAAGIGGGSADAAAALRLLCIRHGLDIADPLIARLAASLGADVPACLVSRPMRGEGRGDRLAPIGGISPGQPLLLVNPGLPLATGPVFTAWDGLDRGALNAGDAMDAALSGRNDLETPAISLLPVIGDVLGLLRAQAGTTLVRMSGSGATCFALFEDDTARDQVASAIRRAQPAWWLLASRLR, from the coding sequence ATCGCTAGCGAAACGGCGTTCGCCAAGATCAATCTCGCGCTGCACGTCCGCCGGCGGGATGCGGACGGCTATCATGCGATTGAAACCCTGTTTGCCTTCGCGGAGGATGGCGATGTGCTGCGCCTGACCGAAGAGCCGGGACTGGCCGTGACCGGCGCGTTTGCCATTGCGCTTGATCGCGGAGACAATCTCGTTCTTCGGGCCGCCCGCGGCTTCGCGGATCTCACGGGGCAGGGCGGTGACGTCGGCTTCCTGCTCGACAAACGTCTGCCCGTCGCGGCCGGCATCGGCGGCGGATCGGCCGATGCGGCGGCCGCACTGCGCCTGTTATGCATCCGCCATGGGCTCGACATTGCCGATCCGCTGATAGCCCGGTTGGCAGCTTCGCTGGGAGCCGATGTCCCGGCGTGCCTGGTGTCGCGGCCGATGCGCGGCGAAGGACGCGGCGATCGGCTAGCGCCGATCGGAGGAATCTCCCCCGGCCAGCCGCTGTTGCTGGTCAATCCGGGACTGCCGCTCGCCACCGGCCCCGTTTTCACCGCATGGGACGGACTTGATCGTGGCGCCCTGAACGCCGGCGACGCGATGGATGCAGCGCTTTCGGGCCGCAACGATCTTGAGACACCCGCGATTTCGCTACTGCCGGTCATCGGCGATGTGCTTGGCCTGCTGCGCGCGCAGGCGGGTACGACATTGGTGCGGATGTCCGGATCGGGAGCAACCTGCTTCGCCTTGTTCGAGGACGACACGGCACGCGACCAAGTGGCAAGCGCGATCAGAAGAGCGCAACCGGCTTGGTGGCTGCTTGCGAGCAGGCTGCGATGA
- a CDS encoding tetratricopeptide repeat protein, with product MLLAAASAPAIVPRASLASLYVRARAAEVAGDSRTANAGFAALMAQDPGNMAIAARAYRQAIAAGDIALALRAAHALETKAALPPDAHALLAIEQIRGRDWVKARAATERLGQDRVFGFLAPYFRAWIALDSGSGDPLALADGGRALPMAAPYHAEQRAFLLIAMGRADEARKENAGQPAIRLPDSVKGASEGVALLMAHVSADFGRQRLAPLGLVMARLATYSAPQFSTAWLLLAELLRTVHRADLALEALTHIGQGDPLASSAQAMRVGLLSDSGRNDAALAEALNAARRTGGAENWARVGDLHMAMDRPNDAAEAYSKAVTAAGDAKFSPDQTWPLLLQLGGALDQAGDGRRAKEALERAYAIAPDQAIVLNQLGYSQIEHGENLDRASAMIEQASKLRPDDAAITDSLGWALFLRGKAAEAVPLLERAATNSPGEPTINEHLGDVYWTLGRQYEARYAWRAALVTASDTDRVRINRKIDTGPDRATAAP from the coding sequence GTGCTTCTCGCCGCGGCATCTGCACCGGCGATCGTGCCGCGTGCGTCGCTTGCCAGCCTGTATGTCCGCGCCCGTGCCGCCGAGGTAGCGGGCGACAGCCGTACCGCTAACGCGGGCTTCGCCGCGCTGATGGCGCAAGATCCTGGCAATATGGCGATCGCGGCGCGCGCCTATCGTCAGGCGATTGCGGCGGGAGACATCGCACTGGCGCTGCGGGCCGCGCATGCGCTGGAGACCAAGGCGGCGCTGCCGCCCGACGCCCACGCGCTGCTGGCGATCGAGCAGATTCGCGGCCGGGATTGGGTCAAGGCGCGCGCGGCAACCGAGCGGCTCGGCCAGGATCGCGTTTTTGGCTTTCTCGCTCCCTATTTCAGGGCGTGGATCGCCCTCGATTCTGGGAGCGGCGATCCTCTTGCGCTGGCGGATGGCGGGCGCGCTTTGCCGATGGCTGCCCCTTATCACGCAGAGCAGCGCGCCTTCTTGCTGATTGCCATGGGGCGTGCCGACGAGGCCAGAAAGGAAAATGCGGGGCAGCCGGCCATACGCCTGCCCGATAGCGTCAAGGGAGCGAGCGAGGGCGTCGCTTTGCTGATGGCGCATGTGTCTGCCGATTTCGGCCGGCAGCGCCTCGCTCCACTCGGTCTAGTGATGGCGCGGCTGGCCACCTATTCCGCACCACAATTTTCCACCGCATGGCTGTTGCTGGCCGAATTGCTGCGCACGGTGCATCGCGCCGATCTCGCGCTCGAAGCTCTGACCCATATCGGTCAAGGCGATCCGCTCGCAAGCAGTGCCCAGGCGATGCGCGTTGGGCTGCTCAGTGATAGCGGCCGGAACGACGCCGCGCTGGCCGAGGCGCTGAATGCTGCCCGCCGCACCGGCGGAGCGGAAAATTGGGCGCGCGTCGGCGATCTCCACATGGCGATGGACCGCCCCAACGATGCTGCGGAGGCCTATAGCAAGGCGGTGACTGCGGCGGGCGACGCCAAGTTCTCCCCCGATCAGACGTGGCCCTTGCTGCTGCAGCTTGGCGGTGCGCTCGATCAGGCGGGAGACGGGCGGCGTGCCAAAGAGGCGCTCGAGCGCGCTTATGCGATCGCGCCCGACCAGGCGATCGTGCTGAACCAGCTCGGCTATTCGCAGATCGAGCATGGTGAAAATCTCGATCGCGCCAGCGCCATGATCGAGCAGGCGAGCAAACTCCGGCCCGACGACGCCGCGATTACGGATTCGCTCGGTTGGGCGCTGTTCTTGCGCGGCAAGGCGGCGGAGGCCGTACCTTTGCTGGAGCGCGCGGCGACTAACAGCCCCGGCGAGCCCACGATCAACGAGCATTTGGGCGACGTCTATTGGACGCTCGGCCGTCAATATGAGGCGCGTTATGCCTGGCGGGCTGCACTCGTCACCGCTTCCGATACAGACCGGGTGCGGATCAACCGCAAGATCGATACCGGACCGGACCGGGCGACAGCGGCGCCGTGA
- a CDS encoding electron transfer flavoprotein-ubiquinone oxidoreductase: protein MSDRESMNYDVVIVGGGPAGLSAAIRLKQINPELAVCVLEKGSEIGAHILSGAVIDPIALDELIPDWRDKGCPLEVAVTENHHWFLSATGRSSLPHWLMPPFMSNKGTYTGSLGNLCRWLAGQAEELGVEIFPGFAAAEILFNDDGSVQGVATGDMGVARDGTHKPDYQPGIELHARYTFFAEGARGSLTKEAKRLFDLERDCQPQVYGLGIKELWDIDPAKHVPGRVIHTQGWPLTGEVGGGFLYHQANNQVALGLVVGLGYSNPHLSPFHEFQRWKQHPAIRAILEGGRRVSYGARAINEGGWQSVPKLAFPGGALIGCSAGFVNVPRIKGTHTAMKSAMLAAEAAAAAIAQGRGSDTLEAYQSAVEGSWIATELKKVRNAEPAIAKFGPVVGTLWAGADMWMRQLRIGLPYSFGHHRDSKTLWRKDMVGPIDYPKPDGVISFDRLSSVFLSNTNHEEDQPIHLTLKDPDVPITVNLALYDSPEQRYCPAGVYEIVEGPRLQINAQNCVHCKSCDIKDPTQNINWVVPEGGGGPNYPNM, encoded by the coding sequence ATGTCCGACCGCGAGAGCATGAATTACGATGTCGTGATCGTCGGCGGGGGCCCAGCTGGGCTCTCGGCCGCGATCCGCCTCAAGCAGATCAATCCCGAGCTCGCGGTGTGCGTGCTGGAAAAGGGATCGGAGATCGGCGCGCACATCCTTTCCGGCGCGGTCATCGATCCGATCGCGCTTGACGAACTCATCCCCGACTGGCGCGATAAGGGCTGCCCCCTCGAAGTGGCTGTGACCGAAAACCATCACTGGTTCCTCAGTGCCACCGGCAGGTCGTCGCTGCCGCATTGGCTGATGCCGCCCTTCATGAGCAACAAGGGCACCTATACCGGCTCGCTCGGTAATCTCTGCCGCTGGCTGGCGGGGCAGGCGGAGGAACTCGGCGTCGAGATCTTCCCCGGTTTCGCCGCGGCTGAGATCCTGTTCAATGATGATGGCTCCGTCCAGGGCGTCGCCACCGGCGATATGGGCGTGGCCCGCGACGGCACGCACAAGCCCGATTACCAGCCTGGCATCGAGCTGCATGCCCGCTACACCTTCTTCGCCGAGGGCGCCCGCGGCAGCCTCACCAAGGAGGCCAAACGGCTGTTCGACCTCGAACGCGATTGCCAGCCGCAAGTCTACGGGCTGGGCATCAAAGAGCTTTGGGATATCGATCCGGCCAAGCATGTGCCCGGCCGGGTTATTCACACGCAGGGTTGGCCGCTTACCGGCGAGGTGGGCGGCGGCTTCCTCTATCACCAGGCCAACAATCAGGTCGCGCTCGGTCTGGTAGTGGGACTGGGCTACAGCAATCCGCATCTGTCGCCCTTCCATGAATTCCAGCGCTGGAAACAGCATCCTGCGATCCGCGCGATCCTGGAGGGTGGGCGGCGCGTCAGCTATGGCGCGCGGGCGATCAACGAGGGCGGCTGGCAGTCCGTGCCGAAGCTCGCTTTTCCCGGCGGCGCTTTGATCGGCTGCTCGGCCGGGTTCGTGAATGTGCCGCGCATCAAGGGCACCCATACTGCGATGAAATCCGCGATGCTGGCGGCGGAGGCGGCGGCCGCGGCGATCGCGCAGGGACGGGGTAGTGACACGCTCGAAGCCTATCAGTCCGCGGTCGAGGGGAGCTGGATCGCGACCGAGCTCAAGAAGGTTCGCAATGCCGAGCCTGCCATCGCCAAGTTCGGGCCGGTGGTGGGCACATTGTGGGCGGGCGCCGACATGTGGATGCGTCAGCTCCGGATCGGGCTACCCTACAGCTTCGGCCACCACCGCGACAGCAAGACGCTGTGGCGCAAGGACATGGTCGGGCCGATCGATTATCCCAAGCCCGATGGCGTGATCAGCTTCGATCGGCTTTCCTCGGTGTTCCTGTCGAACACCAATCATGAGGAGGATCAGCCGATCCACCTTACGCTCAAGGATCCGGACGTTCCGATCACCGTCAATCTCGCGCTCTACGACAGCCCCGAGCAGCGTTATTGCCCGGCCGGCGTCTATGAGATCGTGGAAGGGCCGCGGCTGCAGATCAACGCGCAGAATTGCGTCCACTGCAAAAGCTGCGACATCAAGGACCCGACGCAGAACATCAACTGGGTCGTGCCCGAGGGCGGCGGTGGTCCCAATTACCCTAATATGTGA
- a CDS encoding uracil-DNA glycosylase family protein, translating into MVDGVAYSALDWWAEAGVDTLADDLPHNWLAQAAPAAPAVVTEAKPAAPALPGTIQAFRAWMLTDASVPGAVRGRIDAMGDHATGAIIVVDMPEAEDRTSGTLLSGEVGALFNRMLAAIKLSRADIYLLPFSPARSTTGRVGDADLAALSPLLLHHLALAQPKRLLLLGDAPVQAVLRMPAAKAREIVHQVEIGGRQIPTVASIHPRLVHLKRDYRPLVWDDLQRFAAL; encoded by the coding sequence ATGGTCGATGGCGTCGCATATAGCGCGCTTGATTGGTGGGCGGAGGCGGGCGTCGATACGCTCGCTGATGATCTGCCCCACAACTGGCTGGCGCAGGCAGCGCCTGCCGCACCTGCTGTTGTCACCGAGGCAAAGCCCGCCGCACCCGCCCTTCCCGGCACGATCCAGGCTTTTCGCGCCTGGATGCTGACCGACGCATCGGTGCCGGGCGCCGTTCGCGGCCGCATCGACGCGATGGGCGATCATGCGACCGGCGCGATCATCGTCGTCGATATGCCGGAAGCCGAGGACCGCACGTCCGGTACGCTCCTGTCTGGCGAGGTCGGCGCCTTGTTCAATCGGATGCTGGCCGCGATCAAGCTCAGCCGGGCCGATATCTATCTGCTCCCCTTCTCGCCCGCCCGTTCGACCACGGGCCGCGTCGGCGACGCGGATCTCGCCGCCCTCTCGCCGTTGCTGCTTCATCATCTGGCGCTTGCCCAGCCCAAGCGGCTGCTGCTGCTGGGCGATGCGCCGGTGCAGGCGGTGCTGCGCATGCCGGCCGCCAAGGCGCGCGAAATTGTGCACCAGGTGGAGATTGGCGGCCGCCAGATTCCCACCGTCGCGTCGATTCACCCCCGGCTGGTCCATCTCAAGCGCGATTACCGGCCGCTGGTATGGGACGATCTTCAACGGTTTGCGGCTTTATGA
- a CDS encoding lytic transglycosylase domain-containing protein, which translates to MIHKLALSALALALAAPAAADVPAMLSAPVQADTLRQLNDADRLAYRQYFQLLRDRNFAAAGTLLDAQPSGPLTAVARADLFIANPSGRDPAAVLALLGAAPELPQAPVLARAAGAQVALPVQRALIRPAGPSKRAPTRPSRDCAALAARVQPLLRAGDPVSAEPIVEAAAATLTPEAVTEWRQKVAWAYFQSGDAASARRIAALAQAGAGDWAVDAAWVNGLASWRTGDYPAAADAFQRVASNASDDETRAAGLFWSARSSKAAGDAATAELRLRSASRLSESFYGMLANASLGLPLSPAGLAEAGDTNRLLGHSNLRAAAALVEIGETALADQLIRYQARIGAPAEHAALIAFAAKLRLPATQIWLTQNAPTGTRTSFAARFPMPAWSPAQGWRVDPALIYAHALQESEFRTDAVSSAGARGLMQLMPATASLIARHKGDSVGSLNDPSVSFEYGQSYLEELASAGGTGGLLPKVIAAYNAGPNNVARWTAGGDDPLLFIESIPFLQTRAYVAIVLRNYWIYQRETGAATPSLTAMAQGRWPLFPTRMVQTASAAAATHAPN; encoded by the coding sequence ATGATCCATAAACTCGCCCTCTCCGCTCTGGCGCTGGCGCTTGCCGCACCGGCAGCGGCGGATGTGCCGGCGATGCTTTCGGCGCCCGTCCAGGCGGACACTCTGCGCCAGCTGAACGATGCCGATCGCCTGGCTTATCGCCAATATTTTCAACTCCTGCGCGACCGTAATTTCGCCGCCGCCGGGACATTGCTGGACGCGCAGCCGAGCGGCCCGCTGACGGCGGTCGCGCGTGCCGACTTGTTCATTGCCAATCCTTCCGGTCGCGATCCGGCGGCCGTATTGGCCCTGCTGGGAGCAGCCCCCGAATTGCCGCAGGCGCCCGTGCTGGCAAGAGCGGCAGGAGCGCAGGTCGCCCTTCCCGTTCAGCGTGCGCTGATCCGCCCGGCGGGCCCAAGCAAGCGCGCGCCAACGCGGCCCAGCCGGGATTGCGCCGCGTTGGCGGCACGGGTCCAACCTCTGCTCAGGGCAGGCGACCCGGTCTCTGCCGAACCGATCGTCGAGGCGGCCGCCGCGACGCTCACACCGGAGGCGGTGACCGAGTGGCGCCAGAAAGTCGCCTGGGCCTATTTCCAGAGCGGGGATGCCGCCTCCGCCCGTCGTATTGCCGCTTTGGCGCAGGCCGGCGCCGGCGACTGGGCAGTGGACGCAGCCTGGGTGAACGGCCTCGCCTCGTGGCGCACCGGCGATTATCCGGCGGCAGCCGACGCCTTCCAGCGGGTGGCGTCGAACGCCAGCGACGACGAGACCCGTGCCGCCGGCCTGTTCTGGTCGGCGCGCAGCAGCAAAGCTGCCGGCGACGCAGCCACGGCCGAGCTGCGGCTAAGGTCCGCCAGCCGCCTCAGCGAGAGCTTTTACGGCATGCTCGCCAATGCCTCCCTCGGCCTTCCGCTATCGCCCGCTGGGCTCGCGGAGGCCGGCGATACCAACCGCTTGCTCGGCCATTCCAATTTGCGGGCCGCGGCGGCCCTGGTCGAGATTGGCGAAACCGCGCTGGCCGATCAGTTGATCCGTTATCAGGCGCGGATCGGCGCGCCGGCCGAACATGCCGCGCTGATCGCGTTCGCCGCCAAGTTGCGCCTGCCTGCGACGCAGATCTGGCTCACGCAGAATGCGCCGACCGGCACGCGCACCAGCTTCGCAGCGCGCTTCCCGATGCCGGCCTGGTCGCCCGCGCAGGGCTGGCGCGTCGATCCGGCGCTGATCTACGCCCATGCCCTGCAGGAATCGGAATTCCGCACCGACGCCGTAAGCAGCGCCGGCGCACGCGGGCTGATGCAGCTCATGCCGGCGACGGCATCTTTGATTGCGCGCCACAAGGGCGACAGCGTCGGGTCGCTCAATGATCCGTCGGTCAGCTTCGAATATGGCCAGTCCTATCTGGAGGAGCTGGCGAGTGCCGGCGGCACGGGTGGGCTGCTGCCGAAGGTGATCGCCGCCTATAATGCCGGCCCGAACAATGTCGCGCGGTGGACGGCTGGCGGCGACGATCCCTTGCTGTTCATCGAATCGATCCCGTTCCTGCAGACGCGCGCCTATGTCGCGATCGTGCTGCGCAATTACTGGATCTATCAGCGCGAAACCGGTGCGGCGACGCCGAGCCTGACGGCAATGGCGCAGGGCCGCTGGCCCTTATTCCCGACCCGTATGGTCCAGACCGCCAGCGCCGCCGCGGCGACCCACGCGCCCAACTGA